From Lolium perenne isolate Kyuss_39 chromosome 5, Kyuss_2.0, whole genome shotgun sequence, a single genomic window includes:
- the LOC139831731 gene encoding uncharacterized protein, with product MDSDNEMTVQLFTEEQNADAVQRQQQQLILTNMLRVRQPFFVVPRRGGSKPGKRRNINRHREAGTMLLDADYFNDDTTHSPKEFRRRFRMNKALFLKIVHGVREYDTYFMAKKDCTGLWGFTSVQKCTATMRCLAYGAPPDTANDYLRMAESTCTESLYRFC from the coding sequence ATGGACAGCGACAACGAGATGACGGTGCAGCTGTTCACGGAGGAGCAGAACGCTGACGCTGTTCAGCGGCAACAACAGCAGCTGATTCTGACGAACATGTTGCGCGTTCGCCAGCCTTTCTTCGTCGTGCCTCGGCGCGGCGGCTCAAAGCCAGGCAAGAGAAGGAACATCAACCGACATCGTGAAGCCGGCACAATGTTGCTTGACGCCGACTACTTCAACGACGACACAACTCATTCGCCGAAGGAATTTCGGCgccggtttaggatgaacaaggCCCTGTTCTTGAAGATTGTCCACGGCGTCAGGGAGTACGACACCTACTTCATGGCCAAGAAAGATTGCACAGGTTTGTGGGGCTTCACCTCAGTTCAGAAGTGCACTGCTACAATGCGTTGTCTTGCATAcggagctcctccagatacagCCAATGACTATCTACGGATGGCTGAGTCGACCTGTACAGAGAGTCTCTACAGATTCTGCTGA